The following DNA comes from Leptospira neocaledonica.
AGTAGTTTCGAAGATCCTAAAGTAGTGGCAAATCTATTGGAAGCGATGAGCGCTTTGAAGGAAAAGAGAAGGCCGAAACTTACCTAAATATTCGTTTTTCTTAAATTTGGATCCTATAAGTTTCTAAATTCCCGAAGGTCCAAACTCCTAAAAATCTAGGATATAGGTCCTTCGGAATATTTGCATCCACTAGATTACTTCCGAATTCGCTTCCTGCGGCACCAGAAATAATCGTATTTGCAGAACTTGCAACCGCTGCGGGGTACCCGGATCCGAAACTATGAAAAATATAAACTCGTCCAGATAACGCAACCCCATCCGGATAAACGTATGCTGCAGCCACTAAGTCTCCCAGCCCGTCTCCATTTATGTCGGAGATTATTGCTGCATTTCCGAAAGCCTGGTTAACAGATTCCCCCACAATTAGATTTACAGAACCAATTGGAATCTGATTACCATCACTTAAATTTATATAAACCCTTCCCTGGTTAGTGGAATAACCAGGAGCTCCTGTGGCAAAATCATCATATCCGTCTCCATTCACATCTCCCAGTGCAACAGCAAGTCCTAGGGAACTTGCAGAGACAGCATTGATTATAGTGTTTGCACTTGCAGCTAAAGAGACAGTGATCCCACTTGTAGTCCCGGTACTATTGAATACATAACTTCTTCCAAAAAAGCCATTGTATTGAGGAGCTCCTACGGCGAGATCTGCATACCCATCCCCATTTACATCTCCCGTATACATACGGATCCCAAAATTACTCGCAGTCTCTCCGGTTATAGTAGTGTTTGCTAATGTATAGGAATTTACAGTAACTCCCGCAGAACCGCTGCTATGGAAGATCCAAACTCCTCCTGTATTACCGCCACCCCCGAATGCATTTCCACCCACAATCAGATCTGAAAATCCGTCCCCGTTAATATCGCCTAAGCCTATCCCACAGGCAAAATTACTCGCTCCCGGACCTGAAATAGTAGTTCCTGCAGTCGAAGAAATACCTCCGGATCCAGTGCTATAATAAATAAATGCAAGGGGAATATGATACACGCCATTGGCGAGATCATCGTATCCATCTCCATTAACATCTCCTAATGCAATGGCATACCCAAATTCGTTTGAACCTGTATAAGTTAGGATACGGTTTGCACTTGCAGCAGTGTTCGTGGTAATACCAGAAGTGCTTCCGTGGAATATATAAGTAATCCCTTGTTGTCCTGAATAATCGGAAGCTCCTATCGCAAGATCTCCAAAACCATCTCCATTTACATCTCCCATTGCGGAAGCGTATCCCATTCTTCCTTGTCCTGTAATAGAATGGTCTGCCGCACTCATGGTGGTCGCAGTAATTCCGGAAGGTCCTCCGTTAAAAATATATGCCACTCCCAGTCCGGAAGCATCTCCAGGAGCCATGACGGCTATATCAGCGTAACCATCTCCGTTCAGATCTCGGTTATAACCCTTCCTTACATTCAGGCTCAGCACAGTAGAAATATTTGTGCTGGAGTCCACACTTCTGATATCGATCGAATGAAAAGATCCGTGTCTCCAAGTAGAAGAACCTGAAGGCAAAGCAAAACTCCAACTAGTTGTTCCTGTCGCAGTAGTATAAGTTCCTCCATCGATACTAATCTGCACGGAGGAAACCAAAATATCATCGGAAGAAGTTCCTTTTAAAAATCCTGTCTCTACAGTCGGCCTTCCCGAAGTGGGAAGATTTGTGATCGTTACTGTTGGAGGTGTTACATCAGTGGGAGGTGGAGTCGTGCTTGCGTCTAGACAGGTATCTCCTGTAACTAAGCAGGCGATCTGGGCTTCGAATATTGCTTCGAAGGCAAGATTCATAGATTTGAACGCGCAAGATTCTAAAAAGAAAAGAAGAAGGACCGCCGTCCCGTAAGGAATTCCTTTTTTCAGAAATTTTTGCATGCAAATATATTTACATTCGATAGCAGACGCTGTTACAATCCAATTATAAAAAATTGAAAAACAAATTGGAATTTTTAAAAAAAAATATCCCTCCCTCATTCGAGGGATATTTTGATAATTTCTAATTTTCATTTCTGTAAGCTTTGAAAAACTGGTTTTAGGTTTCTCCGAATGCCTCGTTTCCATCTCTTCATCCTGGCCCTGGTCGCATTCTTTTTGACCGCGCCGAACGATTACGAAGAAACCGCCTATAATAATTATCTACTCTATAAACGTAATCATTCTTCTAGTTTCAAACTACCTTCTCAAAAAACCAAACCCAGATTTTCTTCCAATCATTTTGCACAATTCGATCAAAATGAGGACTTTCATCAAAAAGATAAGACCAAAAAGGATCCTTCTTCTTTAAACGGTTTAAAAAGATCCTTTTTAACCTTTTTTACCTTATTTTCCAAAACGGAACTCCATTCTTTTCAGTTAAATACTTATTTATTCGCAAGGCCCCCTCCTGCTCTTTCCTAAAATCCGATTCTTCGTTTAGTACGAAGAATATTATAAATCCTAGATATTCTTTTTTAAGGATATCCATACGTTTTCGGATCAAAGGAATTTTATTTGGGCCCAAAATTTTTCCCTTCTTTTAAAAGGGTATTCATATATTCTAAACTATTCTTACTTCCTTCCGGGTTTTTATTCTCCCAGCAGGATCTATTCAACGTGCCGGACATGAAAATTACCGGGAAGGACAGGAATTTCTTTCAGGAACAGATCATATTCTATTCCGATAGGACCCAGTTCGATACTACCTATATGTATGGACTCGGTGATAACCAGGAGATCGGATTGTATGCTGGGAATTATTTTTTAGAAACATATTCTTCCCAAACCGGAAATTACCCAACTATAAATACTTTGGTTCCGGAAGCTTATGTTTCCCCTAATTTACTCCTGATCTATCAGAAAAAGATAGAAGCCACAGAGTCTATTGCTTTCAGCTTCGGAACAAAATCTGGTGCGAGTTTTGGCCAGACTGTTTCGGATTCTAATTTTGCCACTTTCAATTTTGGAATGAGTTCTTATGAGCTCAAAAGTTTGGGAGTCAAATTTTATTTAGGAGCTTACATGGGAAATAACGCTTTTTTTGGAAGATATAAACAGAAGTTACTTCCTAGTCCGGAGCCTGGGGTTCAGTTAAACGGATTTATGTATGGGCTAAATGTGGAGCTTATTCCGAATCGTCTGGATTTTTTATGTGATAGTATCTCTGGAGTAAATTCCTTAGGAGTTTCTGTTTGCGGTTTTTCTCATACTATAAGCGAAAAATATTCAATCTCCTTCGGATATCAGATCCCGAACTATAGAGGAAGTAATTTCAATCCCCATGCTTTTCTAGTCGAATTAAACGGATATTTTTAGGATCAAAACCGAGGCAATTTCACCCTTCATACTCCCGTTCCGGAATCAGTAGCGTTCATTCCAAAATCGCTTCCAAACCGGCTTTTCCCCTCAAATTTAACTGAACGACTTGTCTGTTTTTTTAGAAGCCAACCCTAAAACAAACGAGAGTTATACGAGGGATTAAGACATGCAAAAATTTCTGAAAGACGAGGAAGTCCAAGACATTCTTTTAAAAGCCGCTCTATTTGTTACAGTATTGCTCTTGATTGTACTTCTTTTCACTGGGTGTAATAACGCAAAAGCAGTGAGTATAGACGCAAGCTCCTCCGCGATAGGTGCCATAGCATTCGACGGTAACATAGGAGTTTTTGGAAACCATTCTCCCGGGCCTTCTCTTGTTAAAGTTAACGTTATCGGATACTTAAATAAGTCCGGTAAAGAAATGAATCTAACCCTTACAAACACAGATACGTCCGAGACCCAAGATCTTCAGATTTCGGATAACGGGACCTTCTCCTTTCCGGATGAATTGGATGCCGGTTCAAATTTTACGATCACTCTCGGAACTTATACGGGAGGACAAAATTGCACTCTGACAGGAGATTCCGGAAAAGCCGGTTTAGTTGCCGCTTCAAAGATCGACTGCGAAAGAAACTTAGCGGTTTTCGGGACCTGGTTTTCCGGAAGCGTTCCGGTCATGAATCTATTCCAAGTGAATCAAAAGACATCTTCAGTTGTAGGAACTCCAATGTTTTTTAGCACGAGTGCTGGAGTGCCAATGCTCGATCTAGTCTGGTCCGGGAGCAAATACCTGGCAGTTTGGACTTCAACTATAGGTACGATCAAAGCTAGATTTCTGGATATTGAACACACTGCGATCGGCTCGGATATAACTGTGGCCGGATTAATTTCTACCGCTTCTGGTGCTAAGATTAGTACATTATCTTCCGCTTATAATCCTGATCTGGATGAGTTCGTAGTAGTTTTCGTAGAATTCGGAGGAAGCACATCTTTCTCGAATTTAATAAGATATATCCGTATCCAATCGGATGGCACTCTGATAGGAACTCCTACAAACATTAAATCTATTTCCGGAGCAATAGGTACCACGTTCGGATATTCGGACGTAATTTGGGACGGAAGTAAATATGTAACCGCTTTTGAAGACCATGACAATGATACGGATGATGCGCCGAATAATTACGTAACAGTATTCCGTTTTACGAATGGGACCGCATCACAGATCAATCAATTGTTTCTATCTTCCGGAACCGGTTCCACGGGCGCAGTTCTTCCAGTAGGTTCTGCAGGTGCTGCCTATCCTAAATTCGTAAGAACTTCTTCCGATATATGGCTTTTTTTTAATAGATCCAATTTGGATATCTCAGGGAACTCAATCGATTCCAGCTTAATGGAATGGAGAAATTTAGCAGGAGTTCCTACTCAGATCCGAAAAGACACGAACCCGAATGGTTGTCATCCAAGCGGAACTGGATTCCAAACCTATCTTCCTTCTCCTGGAAATATAGGATCAAGAGTATTATTGGGTTACGATCTGAGATGTAGCCAAGGTAGCTCTTTATTTTTTGATGTATACCATGCTCCATTGAACTCAACTAGTGGTGCCTTAGGAACTGTTACAAATTATTCCGGATCCATGCTTGGAATGAATTTTACTACAGGAAGCTCCACTACTTGTAGAACTTCCAGATGTTATACCAGTGCAGGTGCGTTAGGAGACGGAGTTTATATTTTCGATCCTAATTTTGATGGAAGTACTAATACGTTCTACTCGATCAAACTCTCTTCTCCAGGGAATTCTGTGGATTTTCCAGTCCAGACTTCCATTCAGTAAACTTCAGCCGGATCCTTGTTAAGATAAATATGAAATATTACTCTTGCGGGGTCCTATTTTTTCTGCTCATACTTTTTGCTAATATTACTTGTTATAAACCGCCACAAGCATCCACACTTTTAGATCTTTTCAGTTTAAAAACAGATCTGGATGCATTCAATACTCCGATCAAAGTATTTGTGCAAGTTTCCGGCCTAGGCTCCGGAACACTTACAGTTTCCAACCAATTGGGAGAAAGTTTGGCATTTTCTTCTAACGGAACCCAGGCATTTCCTACTCTGACAAAAATGGGAAACCAATATTCAGTTTCCATAATAGGAATTTCAGGAGCGTCTTCCCAGCAAGAATGTAAGCTCAGTAATCCGGAAGGACCAATTGTATATCCAAAGACCGTTATTTTTATCAGTTGTGGAAAAGTATTTTACGATCTATCCGTGAAAGTGATTGGATTGGATCCTTCTATTGCCGGGACTTCTCCACTCGTTCTCCAAAATATGTCGGACAAGATTACTTTTACATCCGATGGAACAAAAACATTCGCACATAAAGTGGGAGATTCTGCGGGTTATTCCGTTAGTTTTGTTTCAACACCTACAGGACATTCTTGCTCTTTCATTCCAAACGGCTCAGGAGCCGGAACCATGTCGGGAGCCCCACTAACTTTACTTTTGGATTGTATTTCCATTTTGGAAATTTTTCCTAAATCTAAAATACTCACACCTAATGGAAAAGTTTCGATCCGACTCTCTTTCCATGGAGTAGATCCTGGAAGTTGTAGTTTCGATCCGATCACTCTTCCAGGAAAAACAAATGTGGGATCTCTTGGAAATCCACCAAGTATCACTTATCCTTCCGGGCCGGATGATCATACGATCGTAATCCTACCGAATCCTCCGGATCTCTGGGGTCCTCCCGGAAATTCATTCTTTGAATTAGTTGGTTGTACCGCAAAAAGTTTACCCATCCAAAATGGAAATCCTATCCATTATGATTTTATAACATCTTCCAATATTCGTTTGGTAGATGAAAGTAATGGAATAGATGATCCAGGATGTGGAACCGGCTTTGGACCTAACCAATTCTGCAGAAGTATAGAAAAAGGGATCCAAGAATGCGATTCGAGCGGATCTATCTGTTCTGTTTTCGTTGCAGAAGGAAGTTATACTCCTTCATCTCAAATTTTCTTAAGTGGAAATACTTCCTTATTCGGCGGTTTTGCTTCCGGTTTTCCGGATCTAGACTCAGATCCGAGTATTCATCGAACGAGGATCGTAGATGACATACTTTCCAGTTGTGGGACCTCCTTTGTGGATTTCTGCAATGCAATTTTGATCTCCACTACTTCTTTAAATTTGCCTACAACAAATCTTACAGTAAGCGGATTCCAAATACAGATGAATCTAAACGGAGATTATTCTACTGGGATCCAAGTTTTAAATTCCAGGACCAACCTAGGACAGATCATTATTTCTAAAAATATGGTCTTTGGGAGTGAGACCAATTCAAACGGCTTTGGGATCCGTACTGGATTACTCATCAATCAATCCGACAATGTAGTCGTAACTGAAAATTGGTTAAGAGGAGGATCAGGAAGATCCCATTCTATAGGAGCAATGTTAGAAGGAGCAGGTTCTACCACACAACCTATCATACTTTCCAGAAATATTTTAGATGGATTAGTTAGTATAGAACCCATAGGATTCAGCGCAGGACTTTGGATAGAAACAGGAAATTTCGAAGCGGTAATCGTTTCTGAAAATAAGATCAATCCTTATCAATATTTAAATCCCAGTTTGGTTTCTGAAAATTCGTATGGAATCATTTTTACTGACGCAGCAGATTCGAGTAATATTATAAATAACGATATCTACATCGGAAATTCCCAGAATACATCCTTAGGAAAATCCACAGGAATATTTTTACAGGCTGGATTCGGAATTCATAAAATACTAAACAACCAAATTTTCTCCAGAGAATTATCCGCCAATAGTGCCGGGATCAGTGTATCTTCTCCTCCGGACCCAGGATCCATAATACGAGGAAATAATTATTTCGTAAGTGTGCCCGTAGTAATAGGATTGGACCAATATATTTTCTGCGGAAGCACACTAAACCAAGAAGATTGCGCTCATCCGATTTCAGGACAATTCGTAGGAGATTATTCCAATAGTTACGGAGAAAATCCAAGATTTGCAGATACTTTTGAGATCGAAAAGATCTGGAATTTTAATCTTCCTTTCGGAATTCCATCATCCACAAATTCTCCCTGTTCTTCTTTGTATGGAGGAGTGGATCTGAACACGATCACACTTCCGATTACGTCGCTTCCATTTATACAAACTGATTTTTATGGAAATCCTAGAACGAACATTTCCGGTCCATTCACACCTCCCGGAGCAGGAGCTATTTCGATCGGTGCAATTGAATCGGATGCAAATTGTTTCTGATATTTATACCGAAGACCAATAAAATCCAAGAAGATCCATGCGGATTTAAAGCTTGCTAGATCCTTATCCGAGCTTTCCATGGAAGTATGTCAGACATTTCGATATACGAAATCACAGTAACACAAGTAATCAAAAATTTAGAGCATCTAAAACGTTTTATAGATAAGGGAAAAAGTTTCGCCGAATCTAAAAAGATCGAAATAGATGTTTTATTGAATGCAAGACTCGCTCCGGACCAATACAATTTTATCCGCCAGATACAATCAGCTTGCGACACAGCAAAATTGGGAGCCGCACGTTTAACCGGAAAACAATTCCAAGCTCACGAAGATAAGGAAAAAACCCTTTCCGAAGTGATAGACAGGATCGACTCCGTTGTAGGAATTTTAAAAGAACTTAAACCGGAAGATTATAAAGAAGCTTCCGACAAAAAAATATCTTTGCCTCGTTGGGAAGGTAAATCCCTGACCGGAAAAGAATATGCTCTTCATCATATGATCCCGAACTTCTTCTTTCATATCGTAACCGCTTACGATATCCTCAGACATAACGGAGTGGAACTGGCTAAGAAGGACTATCTGGGAGATTTTCCTTTTAAATCTTAGATTTCAATATTCCAGACGGGGGGCGCCTGCCGCTTCGCGGCACCGGACTCTCCGCTCCAATCAGCGGTTCACCATAAACGGTGCACCGCCGGATTTCCGCTAGGATTCCTGGCGCAAGCTGCATAAACTCATCTAAATCGGCTAAAGGCGTGAAAATTCTCAATGTAGTAACTTCGACGCGCCTTTCACTTTTTTTCCAAAATTCTCACTTTTTTAAAACTTAGGTATTTACCTAAGTTTACTTATATGTTATAGTTAGGTAAGTGCCTAAGTATAGTAACAGTCTAGATAACTTGTTTCATGCTCTGGGGGACCCTACAAGAAGGTCCATTTTAGAACGTTTGAGCATGGGGCCGGCCACAGTTGGAGAATTGGCAGAGCCTTACAAAATGGCCCTTCCTTCTTTGATGCAACATTTAGGAGTGTTGGAAGATTCTTCTTTGGTTCGTTCCGAAAAAGTGGGCCGGGTAAGGACTTACAAACTTACCCTGGAGACCATGCAAGCTGGAGAAGATTGGTTCGTTAGACAACGCACCCACTGGGACAGAAGGTTAGACCAGCTAGACAGTTACTTACTAGAAATGAAGGAGAAAGAAAATGGCAAAAACTAATTATTACCAACCGGACCCAAAAACAGATTTAGTCCTGGAAAGGATTGTAGATGTTCCAAGAGAACTTGTTTGGAAAGCATGGACCACCCCGGAACATATCCTGAAATGGTTTACCCCTGCCCCTTGGAAAACTATAGATTGTGAGATTGATCTTCGCCCAGGTGGAATCTTCCGCACAACCATGTTGTCTCCGGAAGGACAAGAATTCCCAAACAGCGGCTGTTTCTTGGACATCATTGAAAATGAGAAGCTTGTATTCACTGATATTTTTGAGCCCGGTTTTAAACCGACCGCTAACGGAGGATTTTTCACCGCGATCCTCACATTAGAAAAACATGGTAATGGAACCAAGTATCATGTTCTTGCACGGCATAAAGACGAAGAAAGCAGGAAAAAACATGAGGAGATGGGATTCCACGAGGGCTGGAATGCAGCTCTAGACCAATTAGTAGAACTCATGAAAGCAGTTCACTAATTTTCCAAAGTGCAGACGATCAACTAAAACGGGAGTCACCCTTCCGATTTTAGTTGGTCTTCTATAAACGAACTATTTTTCAACTTGACCCTGGAATAGTGCATACACACCATTTGGTCAGAACGCATGAAAAATAAACCTTCCCCCATCGAACTCAAAAGAATAGGACTATCCTGCCTAAATGTAAGTTTAAGAAGGACGGCAAGGTTGGTCACATCCTATTACGATACGATACTCAAACCTTCCGGGCTTAGGATCACACAATTTAGCATTTTAGTCGGGATAGGACATGAAGAAGAATGTAGTATCACAGATCTTTCCAGACTCACAGATATAGACAGAACCACCCTGCAAAGAAGTTTAGAGATCCTGAAACGGGACGGTCTAATCCGGATTGAAAAAAAAGAAGCCGGAAATATCCGAAATCTTTCCCTTACTAAAAAGGGAGAATCCAAATTAGCGGGAGCAATTCTACTTTGGGAAGAAGCGCAGAACGAGATCACTAAATCATTTGGAAAATCTAAATTCCAGGAAACCTTAAGGATACTTTCTGAAGTCAGAAAAATTCCGGTATTGGAAGCTCAAAATCAGGTCTAATCGGTATGTAACGTAAGGGTGGTTTTTTGACGAGCATATAGTGTATATACATTATATAAGGAGATAGAATGGTAGTTATAGTGGACGGGGCAAGAACCCCATTTGGAAAATTCGGCGGAGGATTAAAAGATTATAGCTCCTCCGACTTGGCGGTATTTACAGCCAAGGAAACTATACGTAAAACAGGAGTGGACCCTTCTAAAATAGAAGAATCGATTTATGGAAATGTAATACAAGATAATAAAGATTCCGCTTATCTTGCCAGACATATCGGGCTTAGATCAGGACTTTCAAATCAATCCAGCGCACTTACCGTAAATAGACTCTGCGGTTCCGGATTAGAAAGTATACTGATAGGTGCGCGTAAAATTCTATCTAAAGAAAATGCATTGGTTCTTGCAGGTGGAACCGAATCCATGAGCAACGCACCTTTCGTGCTAAAAGGAGCCAGATGGGGAAACAAGTATGGAGATTCAATCGCAGAAGACAGGCTTGCTCAAAGTTTAACGGATTGTTTTGTGGATCTAACCATGGGAATGACTGCGGAGAACATCTCCCAACATTTTAAAATTTCCAGATCGGAACAGGATGAATGGGCTGGAATCTCTCAAGTGA
Coding sequences within:
- a CDS encoding FG-GAP-like repeat-containing protein, translated to MQKFLKKGIPYGTAVLLLFFLESCAFKSMNLAFEAIFEAQIACLVTGDTCLDASTTPPPTDVTPPTVTITNLPTSGRPTVETGFLKGTSSDDILVSSVQISIDGGTYTTATGTTSWSFALPSGSSTWRHGSFHSIDIRSVDSSTNISTVLSLNVRKGYNRDLNGDGYADIAVMAPGDASGLGVAYIFNGGPSGITATTMSAADHSITGQGRMGYASAMGDVNGDGFGDLAIGASDYSGQQGITYIFHGSTSGITTNTAASANRILTYTGSNEFGYAIALGDVNGDGYDDLANGVYHIPLAFIYYSTGSGGISSTAGTTISGPGASNFACGIGLGDINGDGFSDLIVGGNAFGGGGNTGGVWIFHSSGSAGVTVNSYTLANTTITGETASNFGIRMYTGDVNGDGYADLAVGAPQYNGFFGRSYVFNSTGTTSGITVSLAASANTIINAVSASSLGLAVALGDVNGDGYDDFATGAPGYSTNQGRVYINLSDGNQIPIGSVNLIVGESVNQAFGNAAIISDINGDGLGDLVAAAYVYPDGVALSGRVYIFHSFGSGYPAAVASSANTIISGAAGSEFGSNLVDANIPKDLYPRFLGVWTFGNLETYRIQI
- a CDS encoding DUF1993 domain-containing protein — its product is MSDISIYEITVTQVIKNLEHLKRFIDKGKSFAESKKIEIDVLLNARLAPDQYNFIRQIQSACDTAKLGAARLTGKQFQAHEDKEKTLSEVIDRIDSVVGILKELKPEDYKEASDKKISLPRWEGKSLTGKEYALHHMIPNFFFHIVTAYDILRHNGVELAKKDYLGDFPFKS
- a CDS encoding ArsR/SmtB family transcription factor, translated to MFHALGDPTRRSILERLSMGPATVGELAEPYKMALPSLMQHLGVLEDSSLVRSEKVGRVRTYKLTLETMQAGEDWFVRQRTHWDRRLDQLDSYLLEMKEKENGKN
- a CDS encoding SRPBCC family protein, which translates into the protein MAKTNYYQPDPKTDLVLERIVDVPRELVWKAWTTPEHILKWFTPAPWKTIDCEIDLRPGGIFRTTMLSPEGQEFPNSGCFLDIIENEKLVFTDIFEPGFKPTANGGFFTAILTLEKHGNGTKYHVLARHKDEESRKKHEEMGFHEGWNAALDQLVELMKAVH
- a CDS encoding MarR family winged helix-turn-helix transcriptional regulator, whose amino-acid sequence is MKNKPSPIELKRIGLSCLNVSLRRTARLVTSYYDTILKPSGLRITQFSILVGIGHEEECSITDLSRLTDIDRTTLQRSLEILKRDGLIRIEKKEAGNIRNLSLTKKGESKLAGAILLWEEAQNEITKSFGKSKFQETLRILSEVRKIPVLEAQNQV